The Marinilongibacter aquaticus genome has a window encoding:
- the trxA gene encoding thioredoxin gives MGNKAIEISDSNFKEVIGSEKPVLVDFWAEWCGPCKMIGPVVEEIAGEYEGQAVVGKMDVDANSSTPMEFGIRSIPTLMIFKNGEMVDKIVGAVPKHVLTQKLEAAL, from the coding sequence ATGGGAAATAAAGCAATTGAAATTAGCGATAGCAACTTCAAAGAAGTGATAGGTTCAGAAAAACCCGTATTGGTAGATTTTTGGGCTGAATGGTGTGGACCATGTAAAATGATCGGTCCGGTAGTGGAAGAAATAGCTGGCGAATACGAAGGACAAGCCGTAGTGGGCAAAATGGATGTAGATGCCAACAGCAGCACACCAATGGAATTTGGTATTCGTTCGATCCCCACGCTCATGATTTTCAAAAATGGCGAAATGGTGGATAAAATTGTAGGAGCTGTGCCCAAACATGTACTGACACAAAAATTGGAAGCGGCTTTGTAA
- the rplT gene encoding 50S ribosomal protein L20 → MPRSVNHVASKARRKRTLKLAKGYFGRRKNVWTVAKNAVEKGLVYAYTGRKQKKRNFRKLWIVRINAGARLHGLSYSVFMNKLSKAGIELNRKVLADLAMNQPDAFKAIVEKVK, encoded by the coding sequence ATGCCACGTAGTGTCAATCATGTCGCGTCAAAAGCAAGACGCAAAAGAACGCTGAAACTAGCCAAAGGCTATTTCGGTCGTAGAAAAAACGTTTGGACGGTAGCGAAAAATGCCGTTGAAAAAGGTTTGGTGTATGCATACACTGGCCGCAAGCAAAAGAAAAGAAACTTCCGCAAATTGTGGATCGTACGTATCAATGCAGGTGCAAGACTACACGGTTTGTCTTACTCTGTATTCATGAACAAGCTTTCAAAAGCGGGTATCGAATTAAACAGAAAGGTTTTGGCCGATTTGGCGATGAATCAGCCGGATGCGTTCAAAGCCATCGTAGAAAAGGTGAAATAA
- a CDS encoding aspartate aminotransferase family protein encodes MDLRQVFLNNVAQTSDFPLALEFVKAEGVYLIDKNERKFVDLISGIAVSNMGHCHPDVVEAIQHQAGQYLHQMVYGEYLQSPQIQLAQSLVETLSAYSTTKGLKINNVYFVNSGTEAVEGAMKLAKRFTGRQEIVSCYKAYHGSTHGALSLGDEAFKRNFRPLLPGIRKIEREYFPDLEIITKATAAVVFEPVGGESGVRPTSQKYLEALRARCNETGTLLIFDEVQSCFGRTGPFWAFERYNVVPDILLAAKGMGGGMPIGAFMAPQEIMSVFKDKPILGHITTFGGHPVSCAASLATLKAWRKEISPDEVERKGQRFKDKLVHAKIKAVRGSGLMLAAEFENFDFLKKVIDRTIENGVITDWFLYCDNAMRIAPPLIITDQQIDFACKVILAAIEA; translated from the coding sequence ATGGATCTCAGACAGGTATTTCTCAACAATGTTGCCCAGACCAGCGATTTCCCGCTTGCTCTTGAATTTGTAAAAGCTGAAGGTGTTTATCTAATCGACAAAAACGAGCGGAAATTCGTGGACTTGATTTCGGGCATAGCCGTCAGCAATATGGGCCATTGCCATCCAGATGTTGTTGAAGCAATTCAGCACCAAGCCGGACAGTATTTGCATCAAATGGTGTACGGAGAATACCTGCAATCTCCACAAATTCAATTGGCACAAAGCCTTGTCGAAACCTTGTCTGCGTATTCCACGACCAAAGGTTTAAAAATAAACAATGTATATTTCGTCAATTCGGGTACAGAAGCCGTAGAAGGAGCCATGAAATTGGCGAAACGTTTTACCGGTCGGCAAGAAATTGTTTCCTGCTACAAAGCCTATCACGGCAGTACACACGGGGCCTTGTCTTTAGGCGACGAAGCGTTCAAACGAAATTTCAGGCCCTTACTTCCGGGAATACGTAAAATTGAAAGAGAGTATTTTCCCGATCTCGAAATCATCACAAAAGCCACAGCCGCCGTAGTCTTCGAGCCTGTAGGTGGCGAAAGTGGCGTTCGCCCTACCTCCCAGAAATACCTCGAAGCCCTGCGAGCACGCTGCAACGAAACCGGAACCTTGTTGATTTTTGATGAAGTACAAAGCTGTTTTGGAAGAACGGGGCCATTTTGGGCTTTCGAAAGGTACAACGTTGTGCCCGATATCCTATTGGCGGCCAAAGGCATGGGCGGAGGCATGCCCATCGGGGCATTTATGGCTCCCCAAGAAATAATGTCCGTTTTCAAAGACAAACCCATTTTGGGGCACATCACTACTTTTGGTGGGCATCCTGTAAGTTGTGCGGCTTCTTTGGCCACTTTAAAAGCCTGGCGAAAAGAGATTTCGCCCGATGAGGTCGAAAGAAAAGGTCAAAGGTTCAAAGACAAATTGGTGCATGCGAAAATCAAAGCTGTGCGGGGCAGCGGTTTGATGTTGGCCGCTGAATTCGAAAATTTTGATTTCCTGAAAAAAGTAATTGACCGCACGATTGAAAACGGCGTGATCACCGATTGGTTTTTGTATTGCGACAATGCCATGCGGATTGCCCCGCCCCTGATTATTACAGACCAGCAAATTGATTTTGCATGCAAGGTTATTTTGGCTGCAATCGAGGCCTAG
- the dnaE gene encoding DNA polymerase III subunit alpha, whose translation MKFSHLHNHTQFSLLDGASSINGLFAKAKADNMPAVAITDHGNMFGVFDFVATANKFGVKPIVGCEFYVVEDHTIKSFTKERKDRRYHQLLLAKNKQGYQNLTKLCSLGYMEGLYGKYPRITKALIEKYKEGLIATTCCIGARVPQEILKHGEDAGKKELKWWLDLFGEDYYVEIQRHDIPEQNTVNKYLLKWAKEFNIKVIASNDSHYVDQDDWVAHDILLCVNTNEKLSTPKMKDFDEEGGSKDTRFAFYNDQFYFKNTAEMTQLFSDIPEAIDNTNEVVGKVETLKLKQDILLPNFPIPEEFKKHDDDKLNQWEYLQHLTFEGAKARYGEISEEVRERLDFELFTIKTMGFAGYFLIVMDFIKAGRDLGVMIGPGRGSAAGSAVAYCIGITNIDPVKYNLLFERFLNPDRKSMPDIDTDFDDEGRQRVIDYVVDKYGKNQVAQIITYGTMATKSAIKDVARVMELPLSDANYIAKLVPDKPSYGINFKKLIHFPEFGKEGSLEKLGLSADEIENVRKVREFYHGKGLESKVLKQAEKLEGTVRNTGVHAAGVIIAPYDLSDIVPVSTSKDADLLVTQYEGKIIEDAGVIKMDFLGLRNLTIIKEALRMIKENHGVEIEIDDIPLDDEKTFELFQRGETNAIFQFESDGMKKYMKELKPDRFDDLIAMNALYRPGPLAYIPSFIRRKHGREEITYDLPEMEEYLAETYGITVYQEQVMLLSQKLANFTKGDADVLRKAMGKKLIDVLNKLKAKFMEGGAANGHPEKTLEKVWKDWEAFAQYAFNKSHSTCYAFVAYQTAYLKTHYPSEYMAGVLTSCLGNIDKITFFMEECRSLGLPVLGPDVNESVKRFGVNKNGEIRFGLGGIKGTGDAAVEAIIEEREENGKYKDVYDFITRVNLRTVNKKTLESLVYAGAFDSFEEFHRSQYFETENGSGPNFIEVLIRYANKINEEKNSAQASLFGGGLAGGTDMAAPKPDRVEPWGHIERLRYEKDVVGFYISGHPLDQFSLEMKICRSMTDLLNPENKDKEFKIGGMITSVQIRQTKNGKPFSIFKMEDYEGSLEIALFGNDHITFSNYLMEGQFLFIRGKVQGRWNNDHDMEFKPIEMQLLTDVKEKQFRSVSIKLQLTQIDESLVKNLKGILEGNPGNFEMQLKVYDLENETDLQFFSRNSKIDINREVEKMLAEICGAGAISFS comes from the coding sequence ATGAAGTTTTCGCACCTCCACAATCATACCCAGTTCTCTTTGCTCGATGGGGCCTCCAGCATCAACGGCCTTTTTGCCAAAGCCAAAGCCGACAATATGCCGGCCGTGGCCATTACCGACCACGGGAATATGTTCGGGGTTTTCGACTTTGTGGCCACGGCCAACAAGTTTGGTGTGAAACCCATTGTGGGTTGCGAGTTTTATGTGGTGGAAGACCACACCATCAAGAGTTTCACCAAAGAGCGGAAAGACAGGCGTTATCATCAGCTTTTATTGGCCAAAAACAAACAAGGCTATCAAAACCTGACCAAATTGTGCTCGCTTGGGTACATGGAGGGCCTTTACGGAAAGTACCCGCGAATCACCAAGGCCCTGATCGAAAAATACAAAGAAGGCCTTATCGCCACTACTTGCTGTATTGGGGCACGTGTGCCGCAGGAAATCCTGAAACATGGTGAAGATGCGGGGAAAAAGGAGTTGAAATGGTGGCTCGATCTTTTTGGCGAGGATTATTATGTAGAGATACAAAGGCACGATATTCCGGAACAGAATACAGTAAACAAATATTTGCTGAAATGGGCGAAGGAGTTCAACATTAAAGTGATCGCTTCAAACGATTCGCATTATGTAGATCAGGACGACTGGGTGGCACACGATATTTTGCTCTGCGTGAACACCAACGAAAAGTTGTCTACGCCTAAAATGAAGGATTTCGACGAAGAAGGCGGCAGCAAGGATACGCGTTTTGCTTTTTACAACGACCAATTCTATTTCAAGAATACTGCCGAAATGACGCAGCTTTTCAGCGATATTCCCGAAGCGATAGACAACACCAATGAAGTGGTGGGCAAGGTGGAAACCTTGAAATTGAAGCAAGATATTCTGCTGCCCAACTTCCCGATTCCTGAAGAATTCAAAAAGCACGACGACGACAAGCTGAACCAATGGGAGTATTTGCAGCACCTGACATTCGAAGGGGCCAAAGCACGCTACGGGGAAATATCAGAGGAAGTACGTGAACGTTTGGATTTTGAGCTTTTCACGATCAAAACCATGGGTTTTGCAGGCTACTTTCTCATTGTGATGGATTTCATCAAAGCAGGACGCGACTTGGGCGTGATGATCGGGCCGGGTAGGGGCTCGGCAGCGGGATCTGCCGTGGCCTATTGTATTGGCATTACCAATATCGATCCCGTGAAGTACAATTTGCTTTTCGAGCGTTTCTTGAATCCAGACAGGAAGTCGATGCCCGATATCGATACCGATTTCGACGACGAAGGACGCCAGCGAGTGATCGATTATGTGGTGGATAAATACGGAAAAAACCAGGTGGCTCAAATCATCACTTACGGTACAATGGCGACCAAATCAGCCATAAAGGATGTAGCCCGTGTAATGGAACTGCCCTTGAGCGATGCCAACTACATTGCCAAGTTGGTGCCCGATAAACCCTCGTATGGGATCAATTTCAAAAAGCTGATCCATTTTCCAGAATTTGGCAAAGAAGGCAGTTTGGAAAAGCTGGGTCTCAGTGCCGACGAAATCGAGAATGTGCGGAAAGTCCGTGAATTCTATCATGGAAAAGGCCTGGAGTCAAAAGTGCTCAAACAAGCTGAAAAATTGGAGGGTACGGTACGCAATACCGGCGTGCATGCCGCAGGGGTGATTATCGCCCCATACGATTTGTCGGATATTGTGCCTGTCAGCACTTCGAAAGACGCCGATTTGCTGGTGACGCAATACGAGGGCAAAATCATTGAGGATGCGGGTGTAATCAAAATGGACTTTTTGGGTCTACGAAACCTCACGATTATCAAAGAGGCTTTGCGGATGATCAAAGAAAACCATGGCGTGGAAATTGAAATCGACGATATCCCGCTCGACGATGAGAAAACTTTTGAGCTGTTCCAAAGAGGGGAAACCAACGCCATTTTCCAATTCGAATCGGATGGCATGAAGAAGTACATGAAGGAGTTGAAGCCTGACCGTTTCGATGACCTGATTGCCATGAACGCCCTTTACCGTCCGGGGCCTTTGGCTTATATTCCTTCATTTATTCGTAGAAAGCACGGCAGAGAGGAAATTACCTACGATTTGCCCGAAATGGAAGAATATTTGGCCGAAACCTATGGGATTACCGTCTATCAAGAGCAGGTGATGTTGCTTTCGCAAAAACTGGCGAATTTTACCAAAGGCGATGCCGACGTGCTAAGGAAAGCCATGGGGAAAAAGCTGATCGACGTGCTGAATAAGCTCAAGGCGAAATTTATGGAAGGCGGTGCAGCGAACGGCCATCCTGAAAAAACCTTGGAAAAGGTTTGGAAAGACTGGGAAGCATTTGCCCAATATGCCTTCAACAAATCGCACTCGACTTGCTATGCCTTTGTGGCCTACCAAACGGCCTATTTGAAAACGCACTATCCTTCAGAATACATGGCGGGGGTACTGACTTCTTGCTTGGGTAACATCGACAAGATTACCTTTTTTATGGAAGAGTGCCGTTCTTTGGGTTTGCCTGTTTTGGGACCCGACGTGAACGAGTCGGTGAAGCGTTTCGGGGTGAATAAAAATGGAGAAATACGTTTCGGTTTGGGCGGAATCAAAGGCACCGGCGATGCCGCTGTGGAAGCAATTATTGAGGAACGTGAAGAAAACGGGAAATACAAAGATGTCTACGATTTTATCACCCGTGTGAATTTGCGAACCGTGAACAAGAAAACTTTGGAATCTCTGGTTTATGCCGGAGCATTCGATTCTTTCGAGGAATTTCACCGTTCACAGTATTTCGAAACGGAAAACGGTTCAGGTCCCAATTTCATTGAAGTGTTGATTCGCTATGCCAATAAAATCAATGAGGAGAAGAATTCGGCACAGGCCTCTTTATTCGGTGGTGGCTTGGCTGGGGGGACCGATATGGCGGCTCCAAAGCCCGACAGGGTAGAACCTTGGGGACATATCGAGCGTCTGCGTTACGAAAAGGATGTGGTAGGATTTTATATTTCGGGTCACCCTTTGGATCAGTTTTCTCTTGAAATGAAAATCTGCCGTTCGATGACAGATTTGCTGAATCCGGAAAACAAGGACAAAGAGTTTAAGATCGGGGGAATGATCACCAGTGTGCAGATTCGACAAACGAAAAACGGCAAGCCTTTTTCCATTTTCAAAATGGAAGATTACGAAGGTTCGCTTGAGATTGCACTTTTCGGAAACGACCACATCACTTTCAGCAATTACCTGATGGAAGGGCAATTCTTGTTCATTCGCGGGAAAGTGCAAGGCCGATGGAACAACGACCACGACATGGAGTTCAAGCCCATCGAAATGCAATTGCTTACCGATGTGAAAGAAAAACAATTTAGATCGGTGAGCATCAAGCTGCAGTTGACGCAAATAGATGAATCGCTCGTGAAAAATCTGAAAGGTATATTGGAAGGCAATCCTGGGAATTTCGAAATGCAATTGAAGGTGTATGATCTCGAAAACGAGACCGACCTTCAATTTTTCAGCCGAAACTCGAAAATCGACATCAACCGAGAAGTGGAAAAAATGCTCGCCGAAATTTGCGGTGCGGGAGCAATTTCTTTCAGTTGA
- a CDS encoding NPCBM/NEW2 domain-containing protein produces the protein MPKSDKLKSLFILFFFATQIGFSQISIDLPVENAVFQRNSSNQADLYISGSFQDQTVNAVEARLLQAGTSTVVVDWRMIDATPAKGQFFGKIANAPAGWFTLEVRSMKGSNPISTGTRNRVGIGDVFLISGQSNSTGVFSVPGLPGEPGVVSHHEYQGCNPHIPSFPNLTTIDSSYHNLGMTGESSWAYGGLGRNLKTQTGYPVAFYNGGASGSSIWNWVESQTGTPTDHPSPGIGIYCQDYGGNPPGKPAPYYIFTVPLHYYANIYGVRALLWHQGESDNDLNTSKANYKNWLSTHINNVRTEFGQPNMPWVIAQVSYLTGTTDANITSAQAEIANDNPSDQIFPGPNTDVLGASYRLPDNIHFKTSGLSDLADKWQDYLTPSFFNSSTPVASASRPKLSFSISGTNVTMTAPAGYSAYKWVQGNNFTDTQVSTGQTYVASGASTYRCYMMDAHGNIVFSQKVIPQNMVNQQALPGSCSSPVYLSDYVPYSITNGYGPIEYDMAVGADQNHDGASLNIQGQSYSRGLGVHSYSEIVYNLPNGQYKTFSAFVGVDDEIADASPDGKVIFKVFLDNNVSPEYTSPLMSPADAAQAICINLGSATKLRLVVENGGDGNSNDHADWAEARLNCSAASLPTPHISSTKPFVNSGESVYLSASTNCSPNQLLWSTGASTQFITPTISDTTNFYARCTYGACMGPQSNVVTVAVIPNCSDSLNLYSPNHDIDLGSATYNFNASQKIEASNKIYSPTKAYYKAGQKVILKPGFEIEPGTVFSATIGNCP, from the coding sequence ATGCCTAAAAGCGATAAACTAAAATCCCTATTCATCCTCTTTTTCTTTGCCACACAAATTGGATTCTCTCAAATCAGCATAGACTTACCCGTAGAGAACGCCGTATTCCAAAGAAACAGCAGCAACCAAGCCGATCTTTACATTTCGGGTTCTTTCCAAGATCAAACAGTAAATGCCGTTGAAGCCAGACTTTTGCAGGCCGGAACAAGCACCGTGGTGGTCGATTGGCGAATGATTGACGCCACACCCGCAAAAGGTCAGTTTTTTGGAAAAATTGCGAATGCCCCAGCCGGTTGGTTCACATTGGAAGTTCGCAGCATGAAAGGTTCGAACCCCATCAGCACTGGAACAAGAAACCGTGTCGGTATTGGGGATGTGTTTTTGATCAGCGGTCAATCCAATTCCACGGGCGTCTTCAGTGTCCCGGGCCTTCCAGGAGAACCCGGAGTTGTTAGTCATCATGAATACCAAGGTTGTAATCCACACATACCCTCTTTCCCAAACCTTACCACCATTGACAGTTCATATCATAATCTTGGCATGACAGGCGAAAGCTCTTGGGCCTACGGCGGCTTGGGCAGAAACCTGAAAACCCAAACAGGGTATCCCGTAGCCTTTTACAATGGTGGGGCAAGCGGTTCGAGTATTTGGAATTGGGTAGAAAGCCAAACAGGAACTCCTACAGATCACCCTTCCCCCGGTATAGGCATTTATTGTCAAGATTATGGTGGAAACCCACCGGGGAAACCCGCTCCCTATTATATTTTCACCGTGCCTCTACATTACTACGCCAATATATATGGCGTAAGGGCATTGCTTTGGCATCAGGGAGAATCCGACAACGATCTAAACACCTCAAAAGCCAATTACAAAAATTGGCTCAGCACCCATATAAACAATGTACGAACCGAATTTGGCCAACCCAATATGCCTTGGGTGATTGCCCAAGTTTCTTACCTTACAGGCACTACAGATGCGAACATCACTTCGGCACAAGCCGAAATTGCTAACGACAACCCTTCGGATCAGATTTTCCCCGGACCGAATACCGATGTATTGGGGGCCTCGTACAGGTTACCCGACAATATTCATTTTAAGACATCGGGTTTAAGTGATTTAGCCGACAAATGGCAAGATTACCTTACGCCGAGCTTTTTCAACTCTTCCACACCGGTAGCCAGTGCAAGTCGACCTAAACTCAGTTTCAGCATTTCCGGTACCAACGTGACCATGACCGCCCCCGCAGGCTACAGTGCATACAAATGGGTTCAAGGCAATAATTTCACAGACACGCAAGTGAGCACCGGCCAAACCTATGTGGCTAGCGGAGCAAGCACCTACCGCTGTTATATGATGGACGCCCACGGCAACATTGTGTTCAGCCAAAAAGTGATCCCCCAAAACATGGTCAATCAGCAAGCTTTGCCGGGTTCTTGCTCGTCGCCAGTTTACCTCTCGGATTATGTGCCCTATTCCATAACCAATGGCTATGGCCCGATAGAATACGATATGGCTGTTGGAGCGGACCAAAATCATGATGGGGCAAGCTTGAATATTCAAGGCCAAAGCTACAGCCGCGGTTTGGGTGTGCACTCTTATTCCGAAATCGTGTACAATTTGCCAAACGGACAGTACAAAACCTTTTCGGCCTTTGTGGGCGTTGACGACGAAATTGCGGATGCTTCGCCCGACGGAAAGGTCATTTTCAAAGTATTTCTCGATAACAATGTCAGTCCTGAGTACACCAGCCCATTGATGAGCCCTGCAGATGCGGCACAGGCCATCTGTATAAACTTGGGCTCGGCCACCAAATTGCGTTTGGTGGTTGAAAATGGTGGCGATGGAAACAGTAACGATCACGCCGATTGGGCCGAAGCCCGTCTCAATTGCTCTGCAGCCTCTTTGCCTACCCCGCATATTTCATCCACAAAACCTTTTGTCAATTCTGGAGAATCCGTCTATCTCTCTGCTTCGACCAACTGCTCGCCCAACCAGCTTCTTTGGTCTACGGGTGCTTCCACGCAATTCATTACACCGACAATAAGCGACACCACCAATTTCTATGCACGCTGTACCTACGGAGCCTGCATGGGCCCGCAATCGAATGTAGTTACCGTTGCGGTTATACCCAACTGCTCAGATAGCTTGAACCTGTATTCGCCAAACCATGACATTGATTTGGGTTCGGCCACATACAATTTCAACGCTTCGCAGAAAATCGAGGCGAGCAACAAAATCTACTCGCCCACTAAAGCCTATTACAAAGCGGGGCAAAAGGTTATTCTCAAACCCGGATTCGAAATCGAACCCGGAACTGTCTTTTCGGCAACAATTGGGAACTGCCCTTAG
- the rpmI gene encoding 50S ribosomal protein L35, with protein sequence MPKQKTNSGSKKRFKITGTGKIKRKHAYHSHILTKKSKKRKAILAGSTLVHPSDENRIKSLLAL encoded by the coding sequence ATGCCAAAACAAAAAACAAATTCTGGATCGAAGAAGCGTTTCAAAATCACTGGCACGGGTAAAATCAAGCGTAAGCATGCCTACCACAGCCACATTTTGACGAAAAAGTCGAAAAAGCGTAAAGCTATTTTGGCTGGATCGACGTTGGTTCATCCATCAGACGAAAACAGAATTAAAAGCCTTTTGGCTCTTTAA
- a CDS encoding carboxylate-amine ligase yields MSIYTLGIEEEFQTIDPETRELKSHMSQIVHNGQVFLQERIKQEMHQAVVEMGTGICQNISEAREEVEFLRNKLITLATEKDLKIAASGTHPFSDWVDQLITEDQHYSEIVNEMRDVARGNLIFGLHVHVGIADRQEAIKIMNEARYFLPHIHALSTNSPFWCGRNTGFKSYRSKVFDKFPRTGIPDFFSSAADYDDYVKLLVKTRCINSGKKIWWDVRVHPNYPTIEYRICDVPMRVDETICIAAIIQAITAKLNKLHRQNLSFRTYRRLLISENKWRAARDGIHAELIDFGREKEMPFVELIHELLEFIDDVLDDLGSRKEVEYVHKILNRGTGADRQLAIYEETNDLKAVVDYIIEETKFGL; encoded by the coding sequence ATGTCGATCTACACATTGGGAATAGAAGAGGAATTCCAAACCATTGACCCGGAAACCCGTGAGCTGAAATCGCACATGTCGCAGATTGTGCACAACGGACAAGTTTTTTTACAAGAACGCATCAAGCAGGAAATGCATCAGGCCGTTGTGGAAATGGGCACCGGAATTTGCCAGAATATCAGCGAAGCCAGAGAAGAGGTCGAGTTTTTAAGGAACAAATTGATCACGTTGGCCACTGAAAAAGACCTGAAAATAGCCGCTTCGGGTACACACCCCTTTTCAGATTGGGTGGATCAACTCATAACGGAAGACCAACATTACAGCGAAATTGTAAATGAGATGCGTGATGTGGCTCGCGGAAACCTGATTTTTGGCCTGCACGTACACGTCGGCATTGCAGATCGCCAAGAAGCCATCAAAATCATGAACGAGGCTCGTTATTTCTTGCCGCACATTCACGCCCTTTCTACAAACTCGCCATTTTGGTGTGGCCGAAACACCGGTTTCAAGTCTTATCGTTCAAAGGTTTTCGACAAGTTTCCACGAACCGGAATCCCCGATTTTTTCTCGTCGGCGGCAGATTACGACGACTATGTGAAACTATTGGTCAAAACACGTTGTATAAACAGTGGGAAAAAGATTTGGTGGGATGTACGGGTACACCCCAATTACCCCACCATTGAATACCGCATTTGCGATGTACCCATGCGGGTAGATGAAACCATTTGTATTGCGGCAATCATTCAGGCCATTACGGCAAAATTGAACAAATTGCATCGGCAAAACCTGAGTTTCAGAACTTACCGCCGCTTGCTGATCTCTGAAAACAAATGGCGGGCAGCTCGCGACGGAATCCATGCAGAGTTGATCGATTTTGGACGGGAAAAGGAAATGCCCTTTGTCGAGCTCATTCATGAACTGTTGGAATTCATCGACGACGTATTGGATGATTTGGGCTCTCGCAAGGAAGTGGAATACGTGCACAAAATTTTGAATCGAGGTACAGGTGCCGATAGGCAATTGGCCATATATGAAGAAACCAATGATCTGAAAGCCGTAGTAGATTATATAATTGAAGAAACGAAATTCGGATTATAA
- a CDS encoding type 1 glutamine amidotransferase — protein sequence MNRLIKLAIIDFYNGYPNEGMRCIKMLVDQFFENHQLEGHYDVIDVRDVPNFPKIEEYDLFISTGGPGNPIVRGEDWELNYAHFLKELLAYNEGHEIKKHALMICHSFQIMVQFFKLGLVCQRHSTSFGVMPVHMTEAGKNEVLFENLADPFYAVDSRDYQVIQPDEEQFKKIGAQILALEKIRPHVSFERAVMGIRINNEIVGFQFHPEADAEGMRRYFLQEDKRMAVIAEHGEEKLDDMLNQLEDEDKIKLTESVIIPKFLATATAQVLNLETA from the coding sequence ATGAACCGACTGATAAAACTAGCCATTATCGACTTTTACAACGGGTATCCCAACGAGGGCATGCGTTGTATAAAAATGCTTGTCGATCAGTTCTTTGAAAATCATCAATTGGAAGGCCATTACGACGTCATAGATGTTCGCGATGTGCCAAACTTTCCCAAAATCGAAGAGTACGACCTTTTCATTTCCACCGGCGGCCCGGGCAATCCGATTGTACGCGGAGAAGATTGGGAACTCAATTATGCTCATTTTTTGAAAGAACTACTGGCCTACAACGAAGGGCACGAGATTAAAAAACATGCCTTAATGATCTGCCATTCTTTCCAAATCATGGTGCAGTTTTTCAAACTTGGCCTGGTTTGCCAAAGACATTCCACCTCTTTTGGTGTAATGCCCGTGCACATGACCGAAGCAGGCAAAAACGAAGTGCTTTTCGAAAATCTGGCCGACCCATTCTACGCAGTGGATTCACGGGATTATCAGGTTATCCAACCGGATGAAGAACAATTCAAGAAAATTGGTGCCCAAATTTTAGCATTGGAAAAAATACGTCCTCATGTATCTTTTGAAAGAGCGGTAATGGGTATACGTATCAACAATGAAATAGTAGGTTTTCAATTTCATCCCGAAGCCGATGCCGAGGGCATGAGAAGGTATTTCCTGCAAGAAGACAAAAGAATGGCGGTGATTGCCGAACACGGCGAAGAAAAATTGGATGACATGCTGAACCAATTGGAAGACGAGGATAAAATCAAGCTCACCGAATCGGTGATTATCCCCAAATTTTTGGCCACAGCTACCGCCCAAGTCTTAAATTTAGAAACTGCATGA